A portion of the Coprobacter tertius genome contains these proteins:
- a CDS encoding ABC-F family ATP-binding cassette domain-containing protein, translating to MISVDGLTVEFGGTTLFQDISFVINEKDRIALMGKNGAGKSTLLKILAGVRSATRGTISIPKDQVVAYLPQHLMTDNTRTVFEETAQAFAHLFEMEKKIDRLNEELASRTDYESEGYYALIEEVSALSEKFYAIDATNYQEDVEKILIGLGFSRNDFNRPTSDFSGGWRMRIELAKLLLQKPDVLLLDEPTNHLDIESIQWLEDFLINSAKAVIVISHDRAFVDNITTRTIEVTMGRIYDYKVNYSKYLELRKERREQQQKAYEDQQKMIADNKEFIERFKGTYSKTLQVQSRVKMLEKLEIIEVDEEDNSALRLRFPPSPRSGNYPVIADRVSKKYDDKQVFSNATFTIERGDKVAFVGKNGEGKSTLVKCIMNEIGYDGDLTLGHNVQIGYFAQNQASLLDENLTVFQTIDDVAKGDIRTKIRDILGAFMFGGENSTKKVKVLSGGERTRLAMIKLLLEPVNLLILDEPTNHLDLKTKDILKTALQEFDGTLIVVSHDRDFLDGLVSKVYEFGNGHVKEHLCGIYEFLEKKKLDNLRELERKK from the coding sequence ATGATATCTGTCGACGGACTCACTGTTGAATTCGGAGGAACAACCCTCTTTCAAGACATTTCTTTTGTTATCAATGAAAAAGACCGGATCGCTCTCATGGGAAAGAACGGAGCCGGGAAGTCGACTCTTCTTAAAATATTGGCCGGCGTACGCTCGGCTACCCGAGGAACAATTTCTATACCTAAAGATCAGGTCGTAGCTTATCTGCCCCAGCATTTAATGACCGATAATACCCGTACGGTTTTCGAAGAAACAGCCCAAGCCTTTGCACACCTTTTCGAAATGGAAAAGAAAATCGACCGATTAAATGAAGAATTGGCCTCCCGCACCGATTATGAATCGGAGGGGTATTATGCTTTGATCGAAGAAGTTTCGGCATTGAGTGAAAAATTTTATGCCATCGATGCAACCAATTACCAAGAAGATGTAGAAAAAATACTGATCGGACTCGGTTTCAGTCGAAACGATTTCAACCGGCCGACCTCTGATTTCAGCGGAGGCTGGCGGATGCGTATCGAACTGGCCAAACTTTTGTTACAGAAACCCGATGTATTATTACTCGACGAGCCGACCAACCACCTCGATATAGAATCGATTCAATGGCTCGAAGATTTTCTGATAAATAGCGCTAAAGCGGTTATTGTTATTTCTCATGACAGAGCCTTCGTTGACAATATAACCACACGTACTATCGAAGTAACGATGGGCCGTATTTACGATTATAAAGTAAACTATTCGAAATATCTCGAATTGAGAAAAGAACGACGGGAACAACAACAAAAGGCATACGAAGACCAGCAAAAAATGATTGCTGACAACAAGGAGTTCATCGAAAGATTTAAAGGCACTTACTCTAAAACTCTTCAAGTACAATCGCGGGTAAAAATGCTCGAAAAACTCGAAATTATCGAAGTCGACGAAGAAGATAATTCAGCGTTAAGACTTCGTTTCCCACCTTCTCCCCGTTCGGGTAATTATCCGGTAATAGCAGATAGAGTATCTAAAAAATACGATGACAAACAGGTATTCTCCAATGCGACTTTTACGATCGAAAGAGGTGATAAAGTAGCATTTGTTGGGAAAAACGGGGAAGGAAAATCGACTTTGGTCAAATGTATTATGAACGAAATCGGATACGATGGCGATCTTACCCTGGGACATAATGTACAAATCGGATACTTTGCTCAAAACCAAGCCTCGCTTCTCGATGAAAATCTTACGGTATTTCAAACTATAGACGACGTAGCCAAAGGAGATATACGGACTAAAATAAGAGATATATTAGGGGCATTCATGTTTGGAGGCGAAAATTCGACAAAAAAAGTAAAAGTTCTTTCGGGTGGCGAACGCACCCGTCTTGCAATGATTAAATTATTGCTCGAACCGGTAAACCTGCTTATTCTCGACGAGCCGACCAATCATCTCGATTTAAAAACCAAAGACATCTTGAAAACCGCCTTACAGGAATTCGACGGTACTTTGATCGTGGTTTCCCACGACCGGGATTTCCTCGACGGACTGGTCAGCAAAGTTTATGAATTCGGGAACGGACACGTAAAAGAACACTTATGTGGTATTTACGAATTTCTTGAAAAGAAAAAACTCGACAATTTGAGGGAACTCGAACGAAAAAAATAA
- a CDS encoding sugar 3,4-ketoisomerase, whose protein sequence is MGLDAVKIINLPKIEDSRGNLSIIEENRHIPFEIKRSYWIYDVPGGEKRSGHAFISQHEFIVALSGSFDVILNDGNKEEVFHLNRSYYGVYVPNLIWRRLGNFSTNAVALVLSSELYDPNDYIEDFESYKNFKKDGIG, encoded by the coding sequence ATGGGACTCGATGCCGTGAAAATAATCAATTTGCCGAAAATCGAAGATAGCCGGGGAAATTTATCTATTATAGAAGAGAACCGGCATATACCATTCGAAATTAAGCGTTCGTACTGGATATATGATGTTCCGGGGGGAGAAAAACGTAGCGGACATGCTTTTATTTCGCAGCATGAATTTATCGTAGCGCTTTCGGGCAGTTTCGATGTTATTCTCAATGACGGAAACAAAGAAGAAGTTTTTCATCTGAACCGTTCGTATTACGGTGTATATGTTCCTAATCTGATATGGCGCCGTTTGGGAAATTTTTCGACCAATGCAGTAGCTTTGGTACTTTCTTCAGAACTTTATGATCCGAATGATTATATAGAAGATTTTGAATCGTATAAAAATTTTAAAAAAGATGGAATCGGTTGA
- a CDS encoding dTDP-glucose 4,6-dehydratase, with protein MKTYLVTGAAGFIGANFLKYILKKYDKDLRVIVLDKLTYAGNLGTIKKELEDPRVKFVKGDIANAELVAQLFSDTDIDFVVNFAAESHVDRSITDPQLFLQTNILGTQNMLDCARKAWMTGKDANGYPTYRDGKKFLQVSTDEVYGSLNKDFDQPQPLTITDERVKNIVKGRKNIQTYGMRYFTEETPLDPRSPYSASKTSADLFVRAYHETFRMPVNITRCSNNYGPYHFPEKLIPLIIKNILEGRKLPVYGKGDNVRDWLYVEDHAKAIDLVLNKGRIGEVYNIGGFNEEQNINIVKLTIDTIVRLMKECPEYRKVLKTDINTINYDLISYVGDRLGHDMRYAIDPSKIARELGWYPETPFSEGIEKTIRWYLENQDWVNEVASGDYQKYYEQMYSKR; from the coding sequence ATGAAAACATATCTGGTTACCGGTGCTGCCGGTTTTATTGGAGCTAATTTCCTGAAATATATTCTGAAAAAATATGACAAAGATCTGAGGGTAATTGTATTAGATAAACTTACTTATGCCGGGAATTTGGGTACGATCAAAAAAGAACTGGAAGACCCCCGGGTAAAATTTGTGAAGGGAGATATTGCAAATGCCGAATTGGTCGCACAACTTTTTTCGGACACCGATATCGATTTTGTAGTAAATTTTGCGGCCGAATCGCACGTAGATCGCAGTATAACCGATCCGCAATTGTTTTTGCAGACCAATATTCTGGGTACGCAAAATATGCTCGATTGTGCACGTAAAGCTTGGATGACGGGGAAAGATGCAAATGGATATCCTACCTATCGCGACGGTAAAAAATTTCTGCAGGTTTCTACCGATGAAGTATATGGTTCGTTGAATAAAGATTTTGATCAGCCGCAACCGTTGACCATTACCGACGAACGGGTAAAAAATATAGTGAAAGGGAGAAAAAATATACAAACCTACGGGATGCGTTATTTTACCGAGGAAACCCCTCTCGATCCCCGATCTCCTTATTCGGCATCTAAAACGAGCGCCGATTTGTTTGTACGAGCTTATCACGAAACATTCAGGATGCCGGTAAATATTACCCGTTGCTCAAATAATTACGGTCCATATCATTTCCCCGAGAAACTTATACCGCTGATAATAAAGAATATACTGGAAGGCCGCAAGCTACCCGTCTATGGGAAAGGCGATAATGTACGCGACTGGTTATATGTAGAAGATCATGCCAAAGCGATAGATTTGGTATTGAATAAAGGAAGAATAGGTGAGGTATATAATATCGGAGGATTTAATGAAGAACAGAATATAAATATCGTGAAGCTTACAATAGATACGATTGTTCGTCTTATGAAAGAGTGTCCCGAATATCGAAAGGTGCTTAAAACCGATATAAATACAATAAATTATGATCTTATTTCTTATGTAGGAGACCGCTTAGGACACGATATGAGGTATGCCATCGATCCTTCTAAGATTGCCCGTGAACTCGGTTGGTATCCCGAAACGCCATTTTCCGAAGGGATTGAAAAAACGATTCGCTGGTATCTTGAGAATCAGGATTGGGTAAATGAAGTAGCCAGCGGAGATTATCAAAAGTATTACGAACAAATGTATAGCAAACGTTGA
- the rfbA gene encoding glucose-1-phosphate thymidylyltransferase RfbA produces MKGIVLAGGSGTRLYPITKGVSKQLLPIYDKPMIYYPISVLMLAGIRDILIISTPQDLPGFKRLLGNGSDYGVRFEYAEQPTPDGLAQAFIIGKEFIGNDAVCLVLGDNIFYGRGFSAMLRESVRAAEEEAKATVFGYWVSDPERYGVAEFDAEGNVLSIEEKPSTPKSNYAVVGLYFYPNKVVNIAESIKPSARGELEITTVNQRFLEDKELKVQLLGRGFAWLDTGTHDSLSEASIFVEVIEKRQGLKIACLEGIAYGKGWIDEDKMRQLAAPMLKNQYGQYLLKVISEKNK; encoded by the coding sequence ATGAAAGGTATCGTATTGGCCGGCGGTTCGGGCACACGTTTATATCCTATAACCAAAGGAGTAAGTAAACAGTTGTTGCCCATATATGATAAGCCGATGATATATTATCCGATTTCGGTATTGATGCTGGCGGGAATACGTGATATATTAATTATATCTACACCACAGGACTTACCGGGCTTTAAACGTTTATTGGGTAATGGCTCCGATTATGGCGTACGGTTCGAATATGCCGAGCAACCGACTCCCGATGGCTTGGCTCAGGCTTTTATTATCGGGAAAGAATTTATCGGTAACGATGCGGTTTGCTTGGTATTGGGAGATAATATTTTTTACGGCCGGGGATTTAGCGCCATGTTGCGTGAGTCGGTAAGAGCGGCCGAGGAAGAGGCCAAAGCTACGGTATTCGGGTATTGGGTAAGTGACCCCGAGCGATATGGAGTCGCTGAATTCGATGCGGAAGGAAATGTATTGAGTATCGAGGAAAAACCGAGTACTCCCAAGTCGAATTATGCGGTGGTCGGCTTGTATTTTTATCCTAATAAGGTTGTGAATATTGCTGAAAGCATTAAACCTTCTGCTCGAGGTGAGCTGGAAATAACGACCGTAAATCAGCGTTTTCTGGAAGATAAGGAGTTGAAAGTGCAGTTATTGGGACGAGGTTTTGCCTGGCTCGATACCGGGACGCATGACTCGCTGAGCGAAGCTTCTATATTTGTCGAAGTGATTGAAAAACGTCAGGGACTGAAGATTGCTTGTCTCGAAGGTATTGCTTACGGAAAAGGATGGATCGACGAAGATAAGATGCGGCAATTGGCAGCCCCGATGCTTAAAAATCAGTATGGGCAGTATTTATTGAAAGTGATTAGTGAGAAAAATAAATAA
- a CDS encoding DegT/DnrJ/EryC1/StrS family aminotransferase yields MKFFNLQKINARYASELKKVAEEVIDSGWYLQGDRVAAFEKSLAEYVGCRYAVTVGNGLDALRLILKAYIEMGIMAEGDEIIVPANTFIASVLAITDNRLVPVFAEPDENTFNLDFSHIESLITPRTRAIMIVHLYGRSCWGAGLVELARKYNLKIIEDNAQAMGALGKVEDLGDSVHTGALGDAAGISFYPTKNLGALGDSGAITTDDDRLAEIVRSLGNYGSGKKYYNEYQGLNSRMDEIQAAFLSVKLKYLDEMNACRNRLADMYSEAIDIPDVILPQAGGKGEHVWHQYVIRTTCRNALQSYLQNEGIATQIHYPVPPHKQNCYREYNSLVFPITEKLSREVLSLPISPEMSESDIDRVSGVINRFFKQRN; encoded by the coding sequence ATGAAATTTTTTAATTTGCAAAAAATAAACGCCCGGTATGCGTCGGAACTTAAAAAGGTTGCTGAAGAGGTAATCGATTCGGGTTGGTACCTGCAGGGAGACCGGGTGGCTGCATTCGAAAAATCATTAGCCGAATATGTCGGCTGCCGGTATGCGGTTACGGTAGGCAATGGTCTCGATGCGCTGCGTTTGATTTTAAAAGCTTATATCGAAATGGGGATAATGGCCGAAGGGGATGAAATAATCGTTCCGGCCAATACTTTTATCGCATCAGTGCTGGCAATTACCGATAACCGGTTGGTACCTGTTTTTGCCGAACCCGATGAGAATACTTTCAATCTCGATTTTTCACATATCGAATCCCTCATTACCCCGCGTACCCGGGCAATTATGATTGTACATTTGTATGGTAGATCCTGTTGGGGGGCGGGGCTTGTTGAGTTAGCGCGGAAATACAACCTGAAAATTATAGAGGATAATGCTCAGGCGATGGGTGCTCTCGGTAAAGTTGAAGATCTGGGCGATTCGGTTCATACAGGAGCATTGGGAGATGCTGCCGGTATCAGTTTTTATCCGACAAAAAATTTAGGGGCATTGGGTGATTCCGGCGCCATAACGACTGACGATGATCGTCTGGCAGAGATTGTAAGATCTTTGGGAAATTATGGGTCGGGTAAAAAATATTATAATGAATATCAAGGTCTGAATAGTCGTATGGATGAGATACAGGCAGCTTTTCTTTCGGTAAAACTAAAATATCTCGATGAAATGAATGCCTGTCGTAACCGTTTGGCTGATATGTATTCAGAAGCCATCGATATTCCCGATGTGATATTGCCGCAAGCGGGAGGTAAAGGAGAACATGTATGGCACCAGTACGTTATAAGAACGACTTGCCGGAATGCATTGCAATCGTATTTGCAGAATGAAGGTATAGCTACCCAAATACATTATCCGGTGCCTCCGCACAAACAGAATTGCTATCGGGAATATAATTCTTTGGTATTCCCGATAACTGAAAAATTGAGTCGTGAAGTACTCAGTCTGCCTATATCTCCGGAAATGAGTGAAAGCGATATCGATAGGGTTTCAGGAGTTATCAATCGTTTTTTTAAACAGAGAAACTAA
- a CDS encoding sugar 3,4-ketoisomerase — protein MESVDTAYKSKTDDCRIIEFSQHHEPSGNLTVVEDYNEVPFDIRRVYYLYDVPGGTERGGHAHKCLYQLIVAVSGSFDVVIDDGSGEKVISMNRPYYGLLIVPGIWRELRNFSSGAVTLVLASDVYDEEDYIRDYRDFCSFKGLSCKDDTCNSPNPKL, from the coding sequence ATGGAATCGGTTGATACGGCATATAAATCGAAAACGGATGATTGCCGGATCATTGAATTTAGTCAACATCATGAACCGAGTGGTAATCTGACCGTTGTCGAAGATTATAACGAGGTGCCATTCGATATTCGAAGGGTATATTATTTGTATGATGTACCGGGAGGTACCGAGCGAGGAGGGCATGCGCATAAGTGTCTTTATCAGTTGATCGTTGCTGTTAGCGGAAGTTTCGATGTTGTGATCGATGACGGTTCGGGAGAAAAAGTAATCTCGATGAACCGGCCCTATTACGGTTTGTTGATTGTCCCCGGTATTTGGCGTGAACTTCGTAATTTTTCTTCGGGAGCCGTAACGCTGGTATTGGCATCGGATGTCTATGACGAAGAAGATTATATACGTGATTATAGAGATTTTTGTTCTTTTAAGGGTCTTTCCTGTAAAGACGATACATGTAACTCTCCAAATCCGAAACTATGA